In the Hylaeus volcanicus isolate JK05 chromosome 1, UHH_iyHylVolc1.0_haploid, whole genome shotgun sequence genome, one interval contains:
- the LOC128876243 gene encoding uncharacterized protein LOC128876243, whose translation MAPTICLSELPAVRKSTIPCSRRRQRVSNGTVAKQQRFELRRMEINTPRHDKASLTPPESPLWEPECPNDSCVPTVVSSSAPNVSARVPTDAEEHWRVFLARRKGLLDIVVRTMALVRRNNILQERVNALSAETRDFIHSVLNNPENKCVQQRLDASDCKDADVSSSTEETIPRPSLPPTPDTTYSSSNDVTSSCDSSEHDTEQSFSEDDES comes from the exons ATGGCTCCGACCATTTGCCTGTCGGAGCTGCCAGCGGTAAGGAAATCAACGATCCCGTGTTCTCGTCGACGACAAAGAGTTTCCAATGGAACCGTTGCGAAGCAACAGAGATTCGAGTTGAGGAGGATGGAGATAAACACGCCGCGGCACGATAAAGCGTCTTTAACGCCGCCAGAAAGTCCTCTCTGGGAACCAGAGTGTCCAAACGACTCCTGCGTCCCAACTGTCGTCAGTTCTTCGGCTCCGAACGTTTCTGCTCGAGTACCAACGGACGCGGAGGAACATTGGAGAGTGTTCCTGGCGCGGCGGAAAG GTCTTCTAGACATCGTTGTGCGCACAATGGCCCTCGTGCGACGGAACAACATCCTTCAGGAAAGGGTGAACGCACTGAGCGCGGAGACACGTGACTTCATCCACTCGGTGCTAAATAATCCCGAGAACAAGTGCGTGCAACAGAGATTGGACGCGTCGGATTGCAAGGACGCGGACGTGTCGTCCTCGACGGAGGAGACCATACCAAGACCGTCTCTACCACCGACTCCAGACACTACGTATTCTTCGTCGAACGATGTCACGTCTAGTTGCGATAGCAGCGAACACGACACCGAACAGTCTTTCTCAGAGGACGACGAATCGTAA